The following proteins are encoded in a genomic region of Ostrea edulis chromosome 7, xbOstEdul1.1, whole genome shotgun sequence:
- the LOC130046486 gene encoding perlucin-like, translated as MDVLRAQYIGYTYSRRLRSKLEEKFSQKIQNLETQIKRLTNCPQGWNKHDKSCYKLNKRKLTRTVANQFCRNLSARLAEIGTKSENDFINNIITNNSGTDRAWLGGVDMGKEGTWIWSFSEIPLTFQNWDQGESNDGDGNEDCLEILGTKYGRWNDNVCLN; from the exons ATGGATGTATTGAGAGCTCAATATATCGGATATACCTATTCTAGGAGACTTCGAAGCAAAT TGGAAGAAAAATTCTCACAGAAAATCCAAAACCTCGAGACACAGATAAAACGACTTACAA ATTGTCCTCAAGGCTGGAATAAGCATGACAAATCATGTTATAAGTTAAACAAACGGAAATTAACACGGACAGTTGCAAAT CAATTCTGCAGAAACCTGTCTGCGAGATTAGCTGAAATTGGCACGAAGAGTGAAAACGACTTTATAAACAATATTATCACAAATAACTCCGGCACag ACCGAGCTTGGTTAGGCGGTGTAGATATGGGAAAAGAAGGCACATGGATATGGAGTTTCTCGGAGATACCACTGACATTTCAAAACTGGGACCAGGGTGAATCCAATGATGGCGATGGAAACGAAGACTGTTTAGAAATATTGGGAACAAAATATGGACGCTGGAATGACAATGTATGCTTAAATTAA